One window of Panthera tigris isolate Pti1 chromosome C2, P.tigris_Pti1_mat1.1, whole genome shotgun sequence genomic DNA carries:
- the LOC122242037 gene encoding cell surface glycoprotein CD200 receptor 1-like isoform X1: MHTQGRMSVLRVLISINIMVSASTNSSLMDRQQRSFILPVEANTSLSEPVDTKAVLSCPPTTQKAVLVTIRWEIILRDKPSCTRAYRRDTNETRAINCSDETISWDSRPDRNPALQINPVAITHDGYYRCEVVTTHGHFYHGYHLTVLVPPDVTLFQLENGTIVCRAAAGKPAAQISWTPGGDCHTVEEPLGNDTVTVQSSCRWEDHRVSKVSCSVSHLTGNRSLSIERNSGDKLPQKFVRILIKKTEVTSVVEEDEMQSYGSYTEKSNL; this comes from the exons ATGCATACTCAAGGGAGAATGTCAGTTTTGAGGGTACTGATCTCCATCAATATCATGGTGTCTG CTTCAACAAACAGTTCACTTATGGACAGACAACAGAGAAGTTTCATACTCCCTGTGGAAg CTAACACTTCCCTGTCTGAACCTGTGGATACAAAGGCTGTGCTCTCTTGCCCTCCGACCACCCAGAAAGCTGTGCTGGTAACAATAAGATGGGAAATAATCCTCAGAGACAAGCCTTCCTGCACCAGAGCCTACAGGAGAGATACAAATGAGACCAGGGCCATAAACTGTAGTGACGAGACAATATCCTGGGACTCCAGACCTGATCGGAATCCCGCCCTTCAGATCAATCCAGTGGCCATCACTCATGATGGATATTACAGGTGTGAAGTGGTCACAACTCATGGGCATTTCTATCATGGATATCACCTGACAGTGTTAG TGCCCCCCGACGTGACCCTGTTTCAACTTGAGAATGGAACTATCGTGTGTAGGGCAGCTGCAGGGAAGCCAGCGGCGCAGATCTCCTGGACCCCAGGGGGAGATTGTCACACTGTGGAAGAGCCACTGGGCAACGACACAGTGACCGTCCAGAGTTCGTGCCGCTGGGAGGACCACCGGGTATCTAAGGTGTCCTGCTCTGTGTCCCATCTGACTGGCAACAGGAGTCTGTCCATTGAGAGGAATTCTG GAGACAAGTTACCACAAAAATTTGTT agaatactaattaaaaaaacagaagttaCTTCAGTTGTTGAGGAG GATGAAATGCAATCCTATGGCAGCTACACAGAGAAGAGCAATCTATGA
- the LOC122242037 gene encoding cell surface glycoprotein CD200 receptor 1-like isoform X2: MHTQGRMSVLRVLISINIMVSASTNSSLMDRQQRSFILPVEANTSLSEPVDTKAVLSCPPTTQKAVLVTIRWEIILRDKPSCTRAYRRDTNETRAINCSDETISWDSRPDRNPALQINPVAITHDGYYRCEVVTTHGHFYHGYHLTVLVPPDVTLFQLENGTIVCRAAAGKPAAQISWTPGGDCHTVEEPLGNDTVTVQSSCRWEDHRVSKVSCSVSHLTGNRSLSIERNSENTN, translated from the exons ATGCATACTCAAGGGAGAATGTCAGTTTTGAGGGTACTGATCTCCATCAATATCATGGTGTCTG CTTCAACAAACAGTTCACTTATGGACAGACAACAGAGAAGTTTCATACTCCCTGTGGAAg CTAACACTTCCCTGTCTGAACCTGTGGATACAAAGGCTGTGCTCTCTTGCCCTCCGACCACCCAGAAAGCTGTGCTGGTAACAATAAGATGGGAAATAATCCTCAGAGACAAGCCTTCCTGCACCAGAGCCTACAGGAGAGATACAAATGAGACCAGGGCCATAAACTGTAGTGACGAGACAATATCCTGGGACTCCAGACCTGATCGGAATCCCGCCCTTCAGATCAATCCAGTGGCCATCACTCATGATGGATATTACAGGTGTGAAGTGGTCACAACTCATGGGCATTTCTATCATGGATATCACCTGACAGTGTTAG TGCCCCCCGACGTGACCCTGTTTCAACTTGAGAATGGAACTATCGTGTGTAGGGCAGCTGCAGGGAAGCCAGCGGCGCAGATCTCCTGGACCCCAGGGGGAGATTGTCACACTGTGGAAGAGCCACTGGGCAACGACACAGTGACCGTCCAGAGTTCGTGCCGCTGGGAGGACCACCGGGTATCTAAGGTGTCCTGCTCTGTGTCCCATCTGACTGGCAACAGGAGTCTGTCCATTGAGAGGAATTCTG agaatactaattaa